acttctctccagtctcaccgtctgcgacgctcccgctgtgactgcggggggatgttagagtatattagggatatctctatattaggtagattaggattgtatccgtatcctaccagatctgtaggagaggcttcttgccctccaagtcataTACCCCTATATATTCAGCCCCAAGAGTCAGGCTAATACAATCCATCAATCACCAATTCTATTATCCTacactatctctttagagatattccaatccttaagatctctcttaactggctcatcccacgtcagtttaggtctacctctacccctctttacattatcgacccgctcaagaaccccattacgcactggcacctcaggaggccttcgttggacatcgTGGGATGAAGTACACCGTTTAAAATTGTACAGAATGGCCCCtttccaaaagaaaaagaatacaATCAAGGTTGTCTCATGTATTTAACATTCATACCTTCACAGCTGAGTCAATACTTTCACTGACTGAATGCAGCTGTTTTTTCTTAAAAGAACGAGGCAGCTAAGGTCAAGGGACCTGTTCTACATTTTTGAGAAATGTTCTTCTAAAACTATAGAATTTCACCTTCCACTGTATAACTGCAAGAAAATGGTCCTATAAATGCTTTGCTGTCTTCCGTAGTACGAATAACTCAATTTTGATAAACTCCTACAGATGAACTCCTGAATATGGACAACCACAGAAGTGCTGGAACACCAAAGCAGTAGACGGGTGCATCCATGAATGGATTAACCTCATATGCCCTGACGATACCTCTGCAATGCTGCAGATAAGTGCTTGTTAGTGCAGAAGCTCACAGATTTGCTAGCATTTTACAAGTATGGTTCATGTGACCAAGACATAATAAAATAACACAATCAAtcggaggaaaaaaaaaaccttatTAAAAATTAAATAATTCCCACTAAATTATTCACCACTCTACAAGTGCCTACCACCTGCTACTACTTGATTCGACATTCATTTACTCTATGCAATTCTAATGAGAAGCCTCTTCGATCAGAAACTTTTTCAACGGGACCATCAAAATTCACAGCTGCCCAAGGTCACAATCTCATCAAAGGATTGCTTAGCACAATAACTCCATACTGTACTTACCTTCAGAgagcagcaaaagaaaaaaagagacaaCGATGGCGATTGTGGTGCATGGGAAATCTTTCGATTCACAGAATAGCTATTAGTATAAAATACAGCCTTTGAAAGAGGCAGTTCTTAACTTCATACCAGAGAAAGCAAAATGAGGGAACACTGATAGGCCCTATTCACCTTAAACCTTGCATGAAGCAAAAGACAATGTGAAGCTAAACTCCATAGCTACTAAACTTTATTCATGACAAGAATTATTTGAAGTCACTTATGGAAGAAAAATTCAAGAGGGACCTCTAATGTCATCTTATGACTCACGACTAAGCCACTAGGACATTATACCGACAACACAAAAGGTATGCACAAGTTCAAAATGATTCTAAAAGGTCAGGTTTGTAAATCACTCTTTCTAAACACACACAAAATTTAAGGAAAGAAAATAGCATGCCTTGAAATTTTATATTCGTTATAAGAGAGTTCATGAATTTGGGAACAAAGAACTATGTTGTTGTAAGGGAGATCAACAGGCAACATATAACTTAAAATTGCATGTATATGAGTTGAAGTtgaaaggaaagcaaaccttcCAATGCTTCCAGACAATTGGTAGGCATAGAAGTATTAGAATCTTTCTAAACCAATGAAGCACACCAACATAATTTGTGTACCATGTCTTTTTATGGTGATCATCATCCTTCTTTGCCATCTGGGAGATATCATGACCTAGACACAAAACTCTTACTGCTGCTATAGCTGCTATAACAAGAAAGGCTGGCAAAACCACAAACAGAAGATGAGGAAGAACAATAACCATCACGTCAGGGAATCCAATATATGGCCTTTTACTGGTGTTCGCAAGATACTTAGTGCTCCAGCCTTTGTAATGCAAATACATCTTATTGTGATTCTCCATAACAGCATAGCCACTAAACCATGCGAAGAAGACCAAATATAGCAAATACAACAACATTCCAGACCAAATGATATACATCTTGGAAAGCTCAGCTGCAAAAAACTCAAAATTAACTGGAGAAAAGCCTCCTGAACTTCTGGTCATCTTTGGTCTAAGGAATTTTAACATTAATTGATTCTTAAAGAATGTGAGTGAAGTGCGAGGAACTAGAACCAATGAAAAGAGAAATGTAAGGGTAGTCCACATAATTGGGTAGTACAGTTGATTCCATTGGCAACCCATTACTCTAAATTCCTTCCATGTCcaactaacttttgcacttagACCATTAACTGAAAATGGCCTCAGTTCGCTGAGGTAAACCTCCCCACTCATGTCCACTGCTTCTATCTGGTGCCAGTACCGATCTGGTGAATCATCTAAAAAATCTCTCCAGTTCCATGTGAACGTATACATAGCTCCTCTAGCTCCCTTTCCACTAGTTCTTTCCATTTCTTGCTCTAGTACCGaatgaaaacttccataatgTGATTCATATACTTTTACAGTTACAGATTCAATCTTGTATCTTGAAAAGACAAGGGCTCTCACAGTCCCTAAATGCGTGGTGCTAGTCTCTTGGCAAATAAAATCAAAAGGATCTGAAGATCTCTGCATAAACCGTGAATCCACTGGAAAGGTGGGTACTATGATCACATCTCTAGAACCAAATCTGAAATCCATGTCAGCATATGAGACATGGCCAGAATCAATGGCTAGAATCCTCATGCTCCTGGCGCTTCTCCAATCACCCATCTCCCACTCCCAGAATTCTGCTACAGACTCTGTCCTTGCAGAACAATTACCATTACTGACAGCTGTTGACATAACTTCATGGACATCAAATTGAAAATACTGTTTAGAAGAAAATTGATGCTGCTCAGAAGTATGATGGCGCTTCAAGTTTCTTCCAAAATTTGTATGAAGATGCCCACACAAGTAAGTGGAGAGTGAATGCTTCAGAAAAACATCTCTAATATTTCTTCCTGAAGTTGTTGATGCAGAAAAGGATATAGGGAAATGTCCAAAGGCGATCTTTGTTATCGGGGAACTTGAAGATTGATTATCCCACTGTGAAAGTGCTGCATCCAAATCAGAAAGTAACTGATCTGTAGGTTGCCCAAATATATTTGTTGGGCTTCGGAGACCagcacccattgcactgtcaaATCCAACAAATAAATGCTTCCTGCCATTATTctgcaaaaatttaaaccagGAAAGATTATGTAAACTTAAAGCAAACCCATAGTGAACTTATACTAAACCATACTAGCAACAGGACTCATAATATGCATCATTTATTGGCAAAATTAATTGGATTTGTGCTGACTGGAACCAACCTGTAATGTTATACTTTGGACAGCACCTGTCCGTCCTAATCTTGCATTAATGCTGTGCTTTTTGTAGAAATCAAACATGCCACCAACCTCAGGAACACCATATGAATCATGATTACCTCGTAAATCATAAAATATTTCCTTGTTCAGCCCACTCCTATTAGCAACATCATCCATAACTCCTGCATACTCAATCCATTCAGACTCCTCTTGCCTTGACAACAACAAATCCTTGCTTTTTGCATCTGAGCATTCGAATAGAAGATAAAAGAAAATATTAAGCCTCTATAAATATGAAAGAACAGAAAATAAACCTATATTCTGTTACTTTCTAAGCCTAAATGATACAGATTATTCTTTTCATTTCCCTTTTCGATTAACCAAATGAGCGCACACACACACTACAAAGTTGCCATCAGATAACATAAATCGACAAAAATTTTGCAAGCATGACATTTGAGACAGCTTTTCAATAAATTGACTGCACAGATTAGTGCATTCTCAATATTGCAGAAATTGATCTTGAAAGAGGAAAAGCATAATAAATATTTCACACGACAATACTAATGTTGATCATGCCAGAAAAAGGAAGAGTAGTTGAAATGTCACTATGATCAGGTAAAAAGCGAAATGGAACAATTTCAAATAACATCAACCGTAGTCAGAAATGATTGGTGCCATTGTTGCACTGAAAATTTGCCATAGCTTTTTTAACAATAAACATAAATTTATACACTCCATGGACACAGCAAACGGTGTACTGTTGGTCAATCAAGCTGTAAACACGCATCCTAGGTTATAACATCATTTGAACATTTGGAGCATGAGAAGGTGTAAAATTTGTTTGACTCATTGCCTATCATAAATGGTGCATTAGTTCAAGAATAATTCTGAACTTTGCTTGCAGCAGTTGATTGAAGCAAATTCGTAGGTTTAGTAGGAACCCAATTCTGACACAAAAAATGACAATCAATGGCTATTCGATACTCTTTCAGACATTAGCTTACAATGTTTTTAAAGGCAGAATTACAGTTACACCTACACATTGGAGCCACATAGCTCCTACTTTTAATAGCAAAACAAACAATCCACTCCATGGCACGATGGACACAATCGTATTCTTTTCATTCCACTCTTTCACCCAACCCACTCACTTGACTTCACCATAAAACCTCTCTCAAGACTCACTCCCCGAGTGGTGGATAGCTGCATTCCAGTTTATCTCCATACCTCAGTGTCTGAAAAGCACAGCACAGCTTTGGGCTGCTGATCGCAAATGTGCAATTAAAAGTACAAGGGCACAATTGCTCAGCTCCAATCGTGTTCATTAGAGGGCTAGTTGGTGTTGTTTTGCAGTGCAGATGGTATATGGCAATATACAATAGAGGGCTAGTTGGTTGGTGTTGTTTAACAGCACAAAACTATACAGCATCGTGGCACCCATGGCATAAAATTGTGCCTGCTTTGTGAGATTTTTAGCAGCAACTCATCGAATGCACAATCATACTCTTGACAGTTGTCGCAATCTTGCTCCTAAAGCCTAAAGGCGAAACCTCCTACATCGAATTAGAACCAGATCTGAACCCCCCTTAAattaaccaaacaaaaattccaACCACACGCGAAGGAAGAAGGCAGGAAGCCTACCGGTGAGATCGCCGGTGATGAGGACGAGCGCGGGGTTCACCATGGCGAGCGCGTCGCCCACGTGGCGGCGGAAGTCGGCGGCGCGCTCCGGGTGGAAGGCGCTGAGGTGGAGGTCCGACAGCTGCACCGCCCACACCACCGACCCCGGTTCGCCCGGGACCTCCACAACCCGCCGgaggtccccgccgccgcgcgcgcagacggagagcagcagcagcagcgggggcaGGATGGTCGCCGCCCGCTGCGGCGAGGCCATCGCGgcactccggccgccgccgcctcggtggAGGGCTTGGGATCCTGGATTGAGCTCGAGGCGCTGTTGGAAATGAAACTAATCCGAATTGCTTccgcaatgaagaagaagaagaagaagaagaagaggaagaaggaaatggATTGGGAATTTTGGGATGCATTAGTTACCCAAACAGCGCGCAATTACTCTGAAGAAGCTTGTCCTACCATGAACAGAGTCCTGAACCAAACAACGAAACATTTCTGAAGTCGAGTTATTCTGTTTCAAAAATTCAGTTCATTCCAACATCCACAAACATGACTCACTCTCCAATTCTCCGTGCGTATATGAATTTAAATCCATGCACGAAATTTAATCGTTTTTTAAGAACTTAAACTTAATCGTTTTACAAGACGATGCGAGCAGCATGATTGTAACCTGTGTAAATGATGTGTTAACTTGAGATGCGTCTGAAGTTCTGAACACCACCGTGAGGCATAAAGGATGGGCTTGTGCTTGTGCATGCCACTCCTTTTAACGGGCTTTTCGTTACTTCCTCTTTATAATGTTTTGATGGGCTGAATAGTAGTCCAGCCCGTATTCGGACACCACAACAGCGGAGCTTTCAGACTTCAGTCTGAGAGGCCTCACATTTCAATACTGTCATTGGTAAACTTTTTTTGGTTAAAAAAAAGAGTTACACCATATATTTTGAGGGAAGGACCATGGGACACAAAACTGAACAGGAATTCCCTGCGGAAGATATACTGATGAAGTCTATATTTCTTTCATCAGAAATTGCATCAGACTCAAAGAGTATATCTTAACCCCTGCTTCTGTAATGAGTTAATAAAAACCTGAAGTGATGAATTGTTGCTCGAAACAGTGTTCCTGGTTTGCATTCTTGATTGCACATGTTCTAAATTACTTTTAGTTCCTCCTAGAAGAACTTAAAGTGCCAGCCTAAAATTTGAATGGTGTGAACATGGATTAATTGGAGGTAAACCAAGCTGAAAGAAGGGATAGCAATCTTGCACTTTCTCATATCTTAGGTTTGGAATAAAATGAAGTGTAGAAAATATAGAAACATATGGAAGGCATAATCAAGCCATGCAAGCATTACTCCCTTTCATCAATACTTGATGGAAAAGTCTTGACCCATCAACGACATATCCACCTAATACAAACACAAAAATCTTGTAGAAAATAACATTATATTTCTATAGGCAATGGTCTTGTTTGAAATACCATTCCACATCATCTATAAAATAGAAATAGGGACCATCCAATCTGGAAAAGAAAAGTTGCCTATTACATCTTTCCGTTGTGACATTTCACCCCGGCCCTTGAAGATATGTCAAATCTTATCTAGGTTTGCAATCAAGACCTTCAATCTTAGAACATCCTTCATTCTCCAATTGATATATCTTTATTCTTGGGCCGAAGTGACAACTACAACTCTAGGCGACGTCATCCTGGTGTGAGCACCTCACGTGATTTCTTCAGGTCTACACATGATTACGACCCTCCATCAACCCCACCTACTTTCCTTTGTGTGGGATGCGGGGCCCACCTAGACCTTAGCAACACGAGGAGAGCAGTACTCTCTCCACTTCGCCCCTTTTAACAACCCACCCCTCCTTCTCCCCTCGCCCCGTCTCCCAATCTCAATCTCACTGTAGAACCTTCACTCCCAATCTCCATCAATCCAAATTTTCTCCTTCGCAGATACTTGCTCTCTAACCATGAGGAAAGCTATGGCATCGATTCTAGGAGAAGATCGATGTTAGAGTTGGTACGAGGATGGTCGCGGGATAGATCTATCCCTAGCGGCATGGCCTCTCGATCCTTGATGGCATGGCCTCGATCAACAACAAGAGTAGCTTCCTTCTATGGGGGGGGGGCACCCATCCCCATCCTTTATTCAAGAAATTTTGCAAGGTGCGGAAAATTCTATTTACTTTGCCTTCCTAGCATGATTGTTTGGCGCAGATGGATCATCTCTCTTCCATGTTCTGATTTTGATGAAGATTGTGTATGGCCTTGGAAAATATAACAAAATTGTAACCATGATACAAAGAGAAAATAAGATTCACTAAAATATGATTCATTAAGGGCACATCTAATTATAATCAATAGGTCTTCCTAGGACAAAAAAGGCATATGTATAGGTAAATACTACGAGAGAAAATTCATATCATGTGAACCTGAATAATATTTCTACTAAAGTTTGTACCATGTTATCCTTCTACTACATTAAAACTAGAGGAGAGCTCGCTGATTTTGTCATGCTTTCTTTTCCTTTGATGAAGTTCATTAATTTGGTTTTTCTTAGACTGTTTTGGCATCCAATAATTTTGGTTTGGTCTGGTCTCTGTGTTAGAGAATACTCACAAATTACTCTCCTTTGACACCCTTTGGATGTACATCCACCAACAATTGTTCCTCATCCCCTACCCTTTAATGAAAATATGAATGAATATATGGAATGCAAAAACGAGTGGTAGGCAGTAATGAATTTAGATTGATGCAGTTTGTGTTGGAATTAGCATCTACTAATGCAAGTTAGTTGTGACAGTGAATAGGGCATGCACGATAGTGCCATATTTGTTGATGTCTCTTTATAACATACATCAGCAAGATCCTAGGTGCAAGAATATGTTGTTTCTTCACTTAGATATCATCTCTTAAATGTATGTTGGGTTATATAAAAGATGATTTGTGACTTGTGAGATCCCTAAAAGAAACGACTGTGAGATCATATAGAGACACCTAACACCACATTCTATATGCGATCTGCCTCTTAAATCATCTCTAAGGTTAAATAAAGGTTGAGACACAAACAAAGAGTACTTACAGGGTATTGGTATGCTTCTAACTAATCCATGTTATACAAGAAAAATAGTGCAGCAAGAAAACTTTAGATGATTGTTACCAGCTAATTAAGTAAAC
This portion of the Panicum virgatum strain AP13 chromosome 2N, P.virgatum_v5, whole genome shotgun sequence genome encodes:
- the LOC120659819 gene encoding putative metallophosphoesterase At3g03305, whose amino-acid sequence is MASPQRAATILPPLLLLLSVCARGGGDLRRVVEVPGEPGSVVWAVQLSDLHLSAFHPERAADFRRHVGDALAMVNPALVLITGDLTDAKSKDLLLSRQEESEWIEYAGVMDDVANRSGLNKEIFYDLRGNHDSYGVPEVGGMFDFYKKHSINARLGRTGAVQSITLQNNGRKHLFVGFDSAMGAGLRSPTNIFGQPTDQLLSDLDAALSQWDNQSSSSPITKIAFGHFPISFSASTTSGRNIRDVFLKHSLSTYLCGHLHTNFGRNLKRHHTSEQHQFSSKQYFQFDVHEVMSTAVSNGNCSARTESVAEFWEWEMGDWRSARSMRILAIDSGHVSYADMDFRFGSRDVIIVPTFPVDSRFMQRSSDPFDFICQETSTTHLGTVRALVFSRYKIESVTVKVYESHYGSFHSVLEQEMERTSGKGARGAMYTFTWNWRDFLDDSPDRYWHQIEAVDMSGEVYLSELRPFSVNGLSAKVSWTWKEFRVMGCQWNQLYYPIMWTTLTFLFSLVLVPRTSLTFFKNQLMLKFLRPKMTRSSGGFSPVNFEFFAAELSKMYIIWSGMLLYLLYLVFFAWFSGYAVMENHNKMYLHYKGWSTKYLANTSKRPYIGFPDVMVIVLPHLLFVVLPAFLVIAAIAAVRVLCLGHDISQMAKKDDDHHKKTWYTNYVGVLHWFRKILILLCLPIVWKHWKHCRGIVRAYEVNPFMDAPVYCFGVPALLWLSIFRSSSVGVYQN